The genomic segment ACTGATACCGTATTTGCTCGACAGATACGGCACTACGTATTCGCCGTCACTGCCCATGTCGGGTGTCAGCTCAAAGGGATGGAAATGAATGGTTGCATCGACTTCATCGCCCAACTGTTGCAGCGCCCGAGTCAGACTGGCGAGGCCAATGGCGCACCAGGGACAGACAACATCAGAGACAAAATCGATGGTTAACGGCTTGGACATGACGATTCCTTTATTCTGGCGGGCGACCTTGCACATACCTTCAGTATGTCGGTTGTGGCAGCACTTGCCCAGCCTGCGAGCAGCAACACTCTGCAACACTCTATTATTCCAACCTTGCCGGAACTGAATCGTGTTACAGCGCACGCGACAGTACCAGTGTGCACTTCAGCCGCTGACGCCCGAACGACGCCATATGAATAAATTCATCATGCCGGATTGGAACATCGATAAAGTCAGTGCTGCTTTGGCCTTCTTCCTTCTCAAAATCCGGATCGGTCAAGTACACATAGTCCTCATCGGCAAAGGTCACCACCACCCAGTGCGGTGCCCGATTGCGGTTCAAGCGCCAGGTACTGATCAGGCAAACCAGTACCTCACCTTGTTGTAGATGCTGGCGTAATTGTTCCAGTGTCAGCGACTGTTCGACCAGGGTCACGGTGGTATCGGCCAGCCGCTCAACAAAATCCTGATGCACCAGTTCAATCACCGCTTTTTTGTGATCACCCCGTACACCATCGATAAAAGGCACACCGTTATGACTGACGTACAAACGTACCTGGGCACCGCGCTGGTAGGCACTGAGCGCCAGTCCATGGGGCGAGCAGCCTCCATGACCCGTAGTCATAAAAATGGTGGTGGCCTCGCGCCAGATTTGCAGCTCTTCCCGACGGCTCATCTGGTACTCCGGGTTCAGACTGTGTAAACCCATCATCAAACTGGCCGGGCCGCAGGTAAAATCCGTCGTCTGCTCGTAGTAGGTCGTGGGTCGCACAGGATTGCTGCGCTTGCGATACAACGCCTTTTCCATCCGCACACCATCATCACCATTGGCGTAATACTGCGGCAAACGAGCAATGGTTTTAAAACCAGTTGCCTTGTAAAGCTGGCAGGCGACGGTATTACATACGCTGACTTCCAGGCGTACAAACGCACAATCGTGTTGTTCAGCCGTCTGCTCGGCCACCGCCATCAACTGTTGGCCCAGCCGCTGGCCCCGAAACCGCAACGCCACCGCCAACGAATACACACGGGCCAGCCAGGTTCCCCGACGGTATAACACCAGCACATACCCGGCCATTTCACCGGCCTGCTCGGCAACCAGTACGCTGGCATGGGCATGACGAATAAAATGGCGAAAACTGCGGCGCGATAATTGGTCGGTGGTAAAGGTGCTGTTTTCCAGCATTACCAGCTGAGCCAGATCAGCTTCAACAGCAGGACGAATCAAAAAGTCGGTCATTATGGAATCCGAGAGAAAACAGCGTCATACCACCAACCAATACTTGAATGTATGAGGTGTATCTAAAAATATCGCGCGATGAGCCATGAAAAACACAGCAACAAGCAAGAACAAAGCGCCATGTACAGATGATAGATGAGCATTAAGCGCCGAGGTGTAGCGCCATTGTTGCAAACACTCTGGTTTTGAATTC from the Candidatus Thalassolituus haligoni genome contains:
- a CDS encoding peptidase C39 family protein; this translates as MTDFLIRPAVEADLAQLVMLENSTFTTDQLSRRSFRHFIRHAHASVLVAEQAGEMAGYVLVLYRRGTWLARVYSLAVALRFRGQRLGQQLMAVAEQTAEQHDCAFVRLEVSVCNTVACQLYKATGFKTIARLPQYYANGDDGVRMEKALYRKRSNPVRPTTYYEQTTDFTCGPASLMMGLHSLNPEYQMSRREELQIWREATTIFMTTGHGGCSPHGLALSAYQRGAQVRLYVSHNGVPFIDGVRGDHKKAVIELVHQDFVERLADTTVTLVEQSLTLEQLRQHLQQGEVLVCLISTWRLNRNRAPHWVVVTFADEDYVYLTDPDFEKEEGQSSTDFIDVPIRHDEFIHMASFGRQRLKCTLVLSRAL